A DNA window from Corvus cornix cornix isolate S_Up_H32 chromosome 13, ASM73873v5, whole genome shotgun sequence contains the following coding sequences:
- the LOC120410752 gene encoding protocadherin gamma-A5-like, protein MGEILIRRESSAFLSVVITWRINDEIAGRKPREGSGRWTGPDVSVATVQPTRDACEQGRDGHCWAALGACSAGRRLRAPLLTERSERKLGALQPRPLRTGSIAPALCLGGGRPGIIPAVGNRAAERQSGRRQRLRVESRRESRNWSRIDTTAAEMCAAGRRWGRWQRALLLGVLLAAWEAAWGQLRYSVPEEMPKGSFVGDVAKDLGLQLPELSDRGVRILNKGRTQYFALHGKTGHLVTAERIDREQLCRLVEKCVLRCELIVEGEMQVYGIEVEITDINDNTPSFREAEKELRLTEMTAPGSRFPLAEAHDPDSGRNSLQSYELSGDEHFSLAVQAGPGGDQRPELVLAKALDREEAAFHELVLRAIDGGDPARTGTARIRVVVLDANDNTPVFSQAAYTVRVPEDVPVGSVLVTVIATDADEGLNGHVKYTFHKISDRASELFSLDSDTGEITVKDDLDFEEISSHELEVQAHDGGELFDTAKVAISVTDVNDNAPEMTVSSAVSAISEDAPPGTVVALLHMQDGDSGANGDVRCSLDGDVPFRLEKSFDDYYRVMTTRELDREQVSEYNVTVRAADGGSPALQSSAVLALRVLDVNDNAPVFAQERYSARLAENNAAGALVLTVRATDADWGQNARVRYRLWEGRVRGAPLSSYVSVQAETGALYALRSFDYEEVRELELWVRAEDGGAPALSSNVSVRLLIVDENDNAPQVLYPPAAPPAASGKGGWSGVELAPRSSEPGALVAKVVAVDADAGQNAWLSYELAKATEPGLFRVGLHSGEVRTARFPLARDAARQSLVVVVKDHGRPALSATATLSVVLAESVAELLAELGSAAEAAAPGEPAGSLTRWLVLAVAAVSCLFVAFLLLLLALRLRRWRREQLLAADSGVLRGVPVSHFVGIDGVRAFLQSYSHEVSLTADSRKSQLRFSGGSCCDTLPARPPPDEPAPLLGEEDPAGSRPADPASFPPVLLRSLFAIEERAQRRRSPRAPPKAGPP, encoded by the exons ATGGGAGAAATACTGATACGAAGGGAGAGCTCTGCCTTCCTGTCGGTTGTGATCACCTGGAGGATCAATGACGAGATCGCAGGGAGAAAACCCAGGGAAGGAAGTGGCCGCTGGACAGGACCTGATGTCTCGGTGGCTACTGTCCAGCCCACCCGAGATGCCTGTGAACAAGGCAGGGATGGGCATTGCTGGGCAGCGCTCGGTGCCTGCAGTGCCGGCAGGAGGCTGCGGGCGCCGCTGTTGACCGAGAGGAGCGAGAGGAAGCTCGGAGCGCTGCAGCCCCGCCCGCTGCGGACCGGCTCGATCGCTCCTGCGCTCTGTCTCGGGGGCGGACGGCCTGGGATCATCCCCGCGGTGGGGAACCGTGCTGCAGAGAGACAGAGTGGCCGGCGGCAGCGGCTGAGAGTGGAAAGCCGGAGAGAGAGCCGGAATTGGAGCAGAATCGACACTACCGCGGCGGAGATGTGCGCGGCGGGGAGGCGCTGGGGCCGGTGGCAGCGAGCTCTGCTGTtgggagtgctgctggcagcgTGGGAGGCGGCGTGGGGGCAGCTGCGCTACTCGGTGCCCGAGGAGATGCCCAAGGGCTCGTTCGTGGGCGACGTGGCCAAggacctggggctgcagctgccggAGCTCAGCGATCGCGGAGTGCGCATCCTGAACAAAGGTAGGACGCAGTATTTCGCTCTGCACGGGAAGACGGGACATTTAGTGACGGCAGAGAGGATCgacagagagcagctgtgccGGCTGGTAGAGAAATGCGTGCTGCGCTGTGAGCTGATAGTGGAGGGGGAAATGCAGGTTTACGGAATCGAAGTGGAAATCACGGACATTAATGACAACACCCCCAGCTTTcgagaggcagaaaaagaattGAGACTAACCGAGATGACAGCCCCGGGGTCGCGGTTTCCACTTGCCGAGGCTCACGATCCCGACTCGGGCAGGAATTCCCTGCAGAGCTACGAGCTGAGCGGTGACGAGCACTTCTCGCTGGCCGTGCAGGCGGGCCCCGGCGGCGATCAGCGTCCCGAGCTGGTGCTGGCGAAGGCGCTGGACCGGGAGGAGGCGGCGTTTCACGAGCTGGTGCTGAGGGCGATTGACGGCGGCGATCCGGCACGGACGGGCACAGCTCGGATCCGTGTGGTGGTGCTGGACGCAAACGACAACACGCCCGTGTTCAGCCAGGCGGCGTACACGGTGCGTGTGCCCGAAGATGTGCCCGTGGGCTCCGTCCTCGTCACCGTTATTGCCACTGACGCCGACGAGGGTCTAAACGGGCACgtgaaatacacatttcataAAATTTCAGACCGAGCCTCAGAACTTTTTTCTCTCGACTCTGACACAGGAGAAATAACTGTTAAAGACGACTTGGATTTCGAGGAGATCTCTTCCCACGAACTGGAGGTGCAGGCACATGACGGAGGAGAGCTTTTTGACACGGCGAAAGTCGCGATTTCTGTGACAGACGTCAATGACAATGCGCCCGAAATGACAGTATCCTCGGCCGTGAGTGCAATCTCGGAGGATGCTCCGCCGGGGACTGTGGTAGCCCTGTTGCATATGCAGGATGGCGACTCGGGTGCCAACGGTGACGTGCGCTGCTCGCTAGACGGGGACGTCCCGTTCCGGCTGGAGAAGTCTTTTGACGATTACTACCGTGTGATGACTACGAGGGAGCTGGACCGGGAGCAGGTGTCGGAGTACAACGTGACGGTGCGGGCGGCCGACGGCGGGTCGCCGGCGCTGCAGAGCAGCGCGGTGCTGGCGCTGCGGGTGCTGGACGTGAACGACAACGCGCCGGTGTTCGCGCAGGAGCGCTACAGCGCGCGGCTGGCGGAGAACAACGCGGCGGGCGCGCTGGTGCTGACGGTGCGCGCGACGGACGCGGACTGGGGGCAGAACGCGCGCGTGCGGTACCGGCTGTGGGAGGGGCGGGTGCGGGGCGCGCCGCTGTCGTCGTACGTGTCGGTGCAGGCGGAGACGGGCGCGCTGTACGCGCTGCGCTCCTTCGACTACGAGGAGGTGCGcgagctggagctgtgggtgcGTGCGGAGGACGGCGGCGCGCCGGCGCTGAGCAGCAACGTGTCGGTGCGGCTGCTGATCGTGGACGAGAACGACAACGCGCCGCAGGTGCTCTACCCGCCCGCGGCTCCGCCTGCGGCATCGGGCAAGGGGGGCTGGTCGGGCGTGGAGCTGGCGCCGCGCTCGTCGGAGCCCGGCGCGCTGGTGGCCAAGGTGGTGGCGGTGGACGCGGACGCGGGTCAGAACGCGTGGCTGTCGTACGAGCTGGCCAAGGCGACGGAGCCGGGGCTGTTCCGCGTGGGGCTGCACAGCGGCGAGGTGCGCACGGCGCGCTTCCCGCTGGCCCGCGACGCGGCGCGCCAGAgcctggtggtggtggtgaaggaCCACGGGCGGCCGGCGCTGTCGGCCACGGCCACGCTGAGCGTGGTGCTGGCCGAGAGCGTGGCCGAGCTGCTGGCCGAGCTGGGCAGCGCGGCCgaggcggcggcgccgggcgaGCCGGCCGGCAGCCTGACGCGCTGGCTCGTGCTGGCCGTGGCCGCCGTGTCCTGCCTGTTCGTcgccttcctgctgctgctgctggcgctGCGCCTGCGCCGCTGGCGCCGCGAGCAGCTGCTGGCGGCCGACAGCGGCGTCTTGCGCGGCGTGCCGGTCTCGCACTTCGTGGGCATCGACGGCGTGCGCGCCTTCCTGCAGTCCTACTCGCACGAGGTGTCGCTCACGGCCGACTCGCGCAAGAGCCAGCTGCGCTTCTCGGGCGGCAGCTGCTGCGACACCCtgccggcccggccgccgcccgACGAGCCCGCGCCGCTGCTCGGGGAGGAGGACCCTGCCGGCTCCCGCCCCGCGGATCCAGCCTCTTTCCCG CCAGTGCTGCTGCGCTCGCTGTTTGCAATCgaggagagagcccagaggcGGCGCAGCCCCCGAGCCCCGCCCAAAGCCGGGCCCCCTTGA